One window from the genome of Oreochromis niloticus isolate F11D_XX linkage group LG20, O_niloticus_UMD_NMBU, whole genome shotgun sequence encodes:
- the ikbkg gene encoding NF-kappa-B essential modulator isoform X1 produces MVQPQPDGPMQWEMSGEESGATLRVPPELAANEVVTRLLSDNQQLREALRRSNLALRQRCEEMEGWQRRTKEEREFLSCRFQEARSLVERLAQENHSLQSMVNGPGSSNTSSNHCCSSSQTEDPQLRPARNGPVDGPQTLDQREKKRVEDTEQCTQTSPPRSLDNTSAHSSLSYAQSSPPISFSDELGDILGNDNSQPVEGANEFLQLLKSHKEKLEEGMRELRRKNEELEKQRDEGEKEKEQMLHCIDQLRGKLAQAQTNNVTEEVVQQRSEAQHSSDCSSLAKLTEQLQATQGRYRELEEKLDYLQKSSAQRDRTEALLKQKDKDCAQLAKDCEALKAQATSLLGELQERQSWLDKSEHERVLLEDKLSSKIKALQVAERELEQQKKQHHVAMDKLLLQTQSLEQALKSERHVVTEEKKKLTQLQHAYTCLFRDYDSKLKNEGGDLCSRLEEAERALALKQDLIDKLKEEVEQQKGSLETIPVLTAQAEIYKADFLAEREAREKLNQKKEELQEQLNQALAENERLKQEATSRARMEQMKMRHLEDFSARPTRIPPPQGVFPPFNTVPPAPSFRTPGLGPVGDQGPVGTEELPDLCCPKCQYLAPDMDTLQIHVMDCIQ; encoded by the exons AGGCACTGCGGCGGAGCAACCTGGCCTTGCGTCAGCGCTGTGAGGAGATGGAGGGATGGCAACGAAGGACAAAAGAGGAACGAGAGTTTCTCAGCTGTCGCTTCCAAGAAGCAAGGTCCCTGGTGGAGAGGCTGGCCCAGGAGAACCACTCCTTACAGAGCATGGTGAACGGGCCTGGCTCCTCCAACACCTCGTCTAATCACTGCTGCAGCTCCAGCCAGACTGAAGACCCGCAGCTACGACCAGCCAGGAATGGACCGGtggatggaccacag ACTCTAGATCAGCGAGAAAAGAAGAGAGTCGAAGATACAGAGCAATGCACACAGACATCACCACCTCGCAGCCTG GATAACACAAGTGCGCATAGCTCATTGAGTTACGCACAATCCTCTCCCCCCATATCATTTTCAGATGAACTAGGAGATATATTGGGCAATGACAATAGCCAG CCTGTGGAAGGTGCAAACGAGTTCCTGCAGCTGCTGAAGAGCCACAAAGAGAAACTGGAGGAAGGGATGCGAGAGCTGAGAAGGAAAAATGAGGAGCTAGAGAAGCAGAGGGacgagggagagaaagagaaggagcAAATGCTTCACTGCATAGACCAGCTCCGGGGTAAACTGGCCCAGGCACAG ACGAACAATGTTACTGAGGAGGTTGTCCAGCAGCGCTCTGAGGCACAGCACTCGTCCGACTG CTCTAGCCTGGCTAAGCTCACAGAGCAACTTCAGGCCACACAGGGCAG gtaTCGGGAGCTGGAGGAGAAGCTTGATTATCTGCAGAAGAGCTCAGCTCAGAGGGACAGAACTGAAGCTCTGCTCAAACAGAAGGACAAGGACTGTGCCCAG ctGGCCAAGGACTGCGAGGCCCTGAAAGCTCAGGCAACTTCCCTGCTAGGAGAACTACAGGAAAGACAGAGCTGGTTGGATAAAAGTGAGCATGAACGTGTACTCCTGGAAGACAA ATTAAGCAGTAAAATAAAGGCCCTCCAGGTGGCAGAGCGGGAGCTGGAACAGCAGAAGAAACAGCATCATGTGGCCATggacaagctgctgctgcaaacCCAGAGCCTGGAGCAGGCCCTGAAGTCAGAGAGacatgttgtcactgaggagaa GAAGAAACTGACACAGCTACAGCATGCATACACATGTCTCTTTAGAGACTATGATTCTAAACTGAAGAAtgag GGTGGAGATCTGTGCAGCCGACTGGAGGAGGCTGAGCGAGCGCTGGCCCTGAAGCAGGACCTGATTGATAAACTGAAGGAAGAGGTGGAGCAACAGAAAGGCTCCCTAGAAACAATTCCTGTCCTTACTGCACAG GCTGAGATCTACAAGGcagatttccttgctgagcGAGAAGCCAGAGAGAAGTTGAACCAGAAAAAGGAGGAGCTGCAGGAGCAGTTGAACCAGGCCTTGGCTGAGAATGAGAGGCTTAAACAGGAAGCTACCTCACg TGCACGTATGGAACAAATGAAGATGAGACACCTGGAAGACTTCTCTGCACGGCCCACACGCATTCCCCCTCCACAAG GTGTGTTCCCCCCTTTCAACACGGTGCCCCCCGCTCCCTCATTCCGTACTCCGGGATTGGGACCAGTCGGTGATCAAGGTCCAGTCGGAACTGAGGAGCTGCCGGATTTATGTTGTCCTAAGTGCCAGTACCTGGCCCCAGATATGGACACACTGCAGATACATGTAATGGACTGTATACAGTAA
- the ikbkg gene encoding NF-kappa-B essential modulator isoform X2 gives MVQPQPDGPMQWEMSGEESGATLRVPPELAANEVVTRLLSDNQQLREALRRSNLALRQRCEEMEGWQRRTKEEREFLSCRFQEARSLVERLAQENHSLQSMVNGPGSSNTSSNHCCSSSQTEDPQLRPARNGPVDGPQTLDQREKKRVEDTEQCTQTSPPRSLDNTSAHSSLSYAQSSPPISFSDELGDILGNDNSQPVEGANEFLQLLKSHKEKLEEGMRELRRKNEELEKQRDEGEKEKEQMLHCIDQLRGKLAQAQTNNVTEEVVQQRSEAQHSSDWYRELEEKLDYLQKSSAQRDRTEALLKQKDKDCAQLAKDCEALKAQATSLLGELQERQSWLDKSEHERVLLEDKLSSKIKALQVAERELEQQKKQHHVAMDKLLLQTQSLEQALKSERHVVTEEKKKLTQLQHAYTCLFRDYDSKLKNEGGDLCSRLEEAERALALKQDLIDKLKEEVEQQKGSLETIPVLTAQAEIYKADFLAEREAREKLNQKKEELQEQLNQALAENERLKQEATSRARMEQMKMRHLEDFSARPTRIPPPQGVFPPFNTVPPAPSFRTPGLGPVGDQGPVGTEELPDLCCPKCQYLAPDMDTLQIHVMDCIQ, from the exons AGGCACTGCGGCGGAGCAACCTGGCCTTGCGTCAGCGCTGTGAGGAGATGGAGGGATGGCAACGAAGGACAAAAGAGGAACGAGAGTTTCTCAGCTGTCGCTTCCAAGAAGCAAGGTCCCTGGTGGAGAGGCTGGCCCAGGAGAACCACTCCTTACAGAGCATGGTGAACGGGCCTGGCTCCTCCAACACCTCGTCTAATCACTGCTGCAGCTCCAGCCAGACTGAAGACCCGCAGCTACGACCAGCCAGGAATGGACCGGtggatggaccacag ACTCTAGATCAGCGAGAAAAGAAGAGAGTCGAAGATACAGAGCAATGCACACAGACATCACCACCTCGCAGCCTG GATAACACAAGTGCGCATAGCTCATTGAGTTACGCACAATCCTCTCCCCCCATATCATTTTCAGATGAACTAGGAGATATATTGGGCAATGACAATAGCCAG CCTGTGGAAGGTGCAAACGAGTTCCTGCAGCTGCTGAAGAGCCACAAAGAGAAACTGGAGGAAGGGATGCGAGAGCTGAGAAGGAAAAATGAGGAGCTAGAGAAGCAGAGGGacgagggagagaaagagaaggagcAAATGCTTCACTGCATAGACCAGCTCCGGGGTAAACTGGCCCAGGCACAG ACGAACAATGTTACTGAGGAGGTTGTCCAGCAGCGCTCTGAGGCACAGCACTCGTCCGACTG gtaTCGGGAGCTGGAGGAGAAGCTTGATTATCTGCAGAAGAGCTCAGCTCAGAGGGACAGAACTGAAGCTCTGCTCAAACAGAAGGACAAGGACTGTGCCCAG ctGGCCAAGGACTGCGAGGCCCTGAAAGCTCAGGCAACTTCCCTGCTAGGAGAACTACAGGAAAGACAGAGCTGGTTGGATAAAAGTGAGCATGAACGTGTACTCCTGGAAGACAA ATTAAGCAGTAAAATAAAGGCCCTCCAGGTGGCAGAGCGGGAGCTGGAACAGCAGAAGAAACAGCATCATGTGGCCATggacaagctgctgctgcaaacCCAGAGCCTGGAGCAGGCCCTGAAGTCAGAGAGacatgttgtcactgaggagaa GAAGAAACTGACACAGCTACAGCATGCATACACATGTCTCTTTAGAGACTATGATTCTAAACTGAAGAAtgag GGTGGAGATCTGTGCAGCCGACTGGAGGAGGCTGAGCGAGCGCTGGCCCTGAAGCAGGACCTGATTGATAAACTGAAGGAAGAGGTGGAGCAACAGAAAGGCTCCCTAGAAACAATTCCTGTCCTTACTGCACAG GCTGAGATCTACAAGGcagatttccttgctgagcGAGAAGCCAGAGAGAAGTTGAACCAGAAAAAGGAGGAGCTGCAGGAGCAGTTGAACCAGGCCTTGGCTGAGAATGAGAGGCTTAAACAGGAAGCTACCTCACg TGCACGTATGGAACAAATGAAGATGAGACACCTGGAAGACTTCTCTGCACGGCCCACACGCATTCCCCCTCCACAAG GTGTGTTCCCCCCTTTCAACACGGTGCCCCCCGCTCCCTCATTCCGTACTCCGGGATTGGGACCAGTCGGTGATCAAGGTCCAGTCGGAACTGAGGAGCTGCCGGATTTATGTTGTCCTAAGTGCCAGTACCTGGCCCCAGATATGGACACACTGCAGATACATGTAATGGACTGTATACAGTAA
- the sephs3 gene encoding selenide, water dikinase 3: MSGSTSPPPTVEAVGTEGCFPPGYKPFKPEEHGLERGFRLTSFSELKGUGCKVPQEALLKLLAGLEPDRADGTGKAGDQASEFGQQLPGPRLGIGMDSAVIPLRHGGLSLVQTTDFFYPLVEDPYMMGRIACANVLSDLYAMGITECDNMLMLLSVSQKMNEKDRERVMPLMIRGFRDAAEEGGTSVTGGQTVINPWIIVGGVASVVCQPNEFIMPDGAVPGDVLVLTKPLGTRVAVNAYLWIDQPEKWNKIKLVVTKEEVIEAYQEAMFSMATLNRTAAGLMHKYQAHAATDVTGFGLLGHANNLARQQQNEVAFVIHNLPIIAKMAAISKACGNLFNLLQGTSAETSGGLLVCLPREQAAKFCSEMKNLSSGAGGQGAVGGAWIIGIVEKGDRHARIIDKPRIIEVPPRGSQAANQENSSTSPDPSPNVS, translated from the exons ATGTCAGGCTCAACTTCCCCGCCTCCCACAGTGGAGGCTGTGGGCACTGAGGGATGTTTTCCCCCTGGATACAAACCTTTCAAACCCGAGGAGCACGGACTGGAGCGCGGGTTCCGTCTCACAAGCTTTTCGGAACTGAAGGGATGAGGCTGCAAAGTCCCGCAGGAGGCTCTGCTCAAACTCCTGGCGGGACTGGAGCCGGACCGGGCCGACGGGACCGGGAAGGCCGGAGACCAAGCTTCGGAGTTCGGCCAACAGCTACCTGGCCCGCGACTAG GTATAGGGATGGACTCAGCTGTCATTCCTCTGAGACATGGAGGACTGTCACTTGTGCAgaccacagattttttttacccTCTGGTGGAAGATCCATACATGATG GGCAGGATAGCATGTGCTAATGTCCTCAGTGACCTCTACGCCATGGGCATCACAGAGTGTGACAACATGCTGATGCTGCTGAGCGTCAGccagaaaatgaatgaaaag GACCGTGAGCGGGTGATGCCGCTGATGATTCGAGGCTTTCGTGATGCAGCAGAAGAGGGAGGAACTTCAGTGACAGGTGGACAGACTGTGATCAATCCCTGGATCATTGTTGGAGGAGTAGCATCGGTCGTCTGCCAGCCTAATGAGTTCATTAT GCCTGATGGGGCTGTACCAGGTGACGTTTTGGTGCTGACTAAACCTTTGGGCACTCGGGTGGCTGTAAACGCTTATCTGTGGATTGATCAG CCTGAAAAGTGGAACAAGATCAAGCTGGTCGTCACCAAAGAGGAAGTTATAGAGGCCTATCAGGAAGCTATGTTTTCCATGGCAACCCTTAACCGCACAG CGGCAGGTCTAATGCACAAGTACCAGGCCCACGCTGCCACAGACGTGACTGGTTTCGGCTTGTTGGGTCACGCCAACAACCTGGCAAGACAGCAGCAAAACGAGGTGGCCTTCGTTATCCATAACCTTCCAATCATAGCCAAGATGGCTGCCATCAGTAAAGCCTGCGGAAACCTGTTTAACCTGCTTCAGGGCACTTCAGCTGAGACTTCCG GTGGGCTGCTGGTGTGTCTGCCCAGAGAGCAGGCAGCCAAGTTCTGTTCAGAGATGAAAAACCTCAGCTCTGGAGCAGGGGGTCAGGGGGCGGTGGGCGGGGCATGGATTATTGGTATCGTGGAGAAAGGCGACCGCCATGCTCGCATCATTGACAAACCCCGCATTATTGAGGTTCCACCCCGAGGAAGCCAGGCAGCAAATCAGGAAAACAGCTCCACCAGCCCTGACCCAAGCCCCAATGTGTCATAG
- the ikbkg gene encoding NF-kappa-B essential modulator isoform X4, which yields MVQPQPDGPMQWEMSGEESGATLRVPPELAANEVVTRLLSDNQQLREALRRSNLALRQRCEEMEGWQRRTKEEREFLSCRFQEARSLVERLAQENHSLQSMVNGPGSSNTSSNHCCSSSQTEDPQLRPARNGPVDGPQTLDQREKKRVEDTEQCTQTSPPRSLPVEGANEFLQLLKSHKEKLEEGMRELRRKNEELEKQRDEGEKEKEQMLHCIDQLRGKLAQAQTNNVTEEVVQQRSEAQHSSDWYRELEEKLDYLQKSSAQRDRTEALLKQKDKDCAQLAKDCEALKAQATSLLGELQERQSWLDKSEHERVLLEDKLSSKIKALQVAERELEQQKKQHHVAMDKLLLQTQSLEQALKSERHVVTEEKKKLTQLQHAYTCLFRDYDSKLKNEGGDLCSRLEEAERALALKQDLIDKLKEEVEQQKGSLETIPVLTAQAEIYKADFLAEREAREKLNQKKEELQEQLNQALAENERLKQEATSRARMEQMKMRHLEDFSARPTRIPPPQGVFPPFNTVPPAPSFRTPGLGPVGDQGPVGTEELPDLCCPKCQYLAPDMDTLQIHVMDCIQ from the exons AGGCACTGCGGCGGAGCAACCTGGCCTTGCGTCAGCGCTGTGAGGAGATGGAGGGATGGCAACGAAGGACAAAAGAGGAACGAGAGTTTCTCAGCTGTCGCTTCCAAGAAGCAAGGTCCCTGGTGGAGAGGCTGGCCCAGGAGAACCACTCCTTACAGAGCATGGTGAACGGGCCTGGCTCCTCCAACACCTCGTCTAATCACTGCTGCAGCTCCAGCCAGACTGAAGACCCGCAGCTACGACCAGCCAGGAATGGACCGGtggatggaccacag ACTCTAGATCAGCGAGAAAAGAAGAGAGTCGAAGATACAGAGCAATGCACACAGACATCACCACCTCGCAGCCTG CCTGTGGAAGGTGCAAACGAGTTCCTGCAGCTGCTGAAGAGCCACAAAGAGAAACTGGAGGAAGGGATGCGAGAGCTGAGAAGGAAAAATGAGGAGCTAGAGAAGCAGAGGGacgagggagagaaagagaaggagcAAATGCTTCACTGCATAGACCAGCTCCGGGGTAAACTGGCCCAGGCACAG ACGAACAATGTTACTGAGGAGGTTGTCCAGCAGCGCTCTGAGGCACAGCACTCGTCCGACTG gtaTCGGGAGCTGGAGGAGAAGCTTGATTATCTGCAGAAGAGCTCAGCTCAGAGGGACAGAACTGAAGCTCTGCTCAAACAGAAGGACAAGGACTGTGCCCAG ctGGCCAAGGACTGCGAGGCCCTGAAAGCTCAGGCAACTTCCCTGCTAGGAGAACTACAGGAAAGACAGAGCTGGTTGGATAAAAGTGAGCATGAACGTGTACTCCTGGAAGACAA ATTAAGCAGTAAAATAAAGGCCCTCCAGGTGGCAGAGCGGGAGCTGGAACAGCAGAAGAAACAGCATCATGTGGCCATggacaagctgctgctgcaaacCCAGAGCCTGGAGCAGGCCCTGAAGTCAGAGAGacatgttgtcactgaggagaa GAAGAAACTGACACAGCTACAGCATGCATACACATGTCTCTTTAGAGACTATGATTCTAAACTGAAGAAtgag GGTGGAGATCTGTGCAGCCGACTGGAGGAGGCTGAGCGAGCGCTGGCCCTGAAGCAGGACCTGATTGATAAACTGAAGGAAGAGGTGGAGCAACAGAAAGGCTCCCTAGAAACAATTCCTGTCCTTACTGCACAG GCTGAGATCTACAAGGcagatttccttgctgagcGAGAAGCCAGAGAGAAGTTGAACCAGAAAAAGGAGGAGCTGCAGGAGCAGTTGAACCAGGCCTTGGCTGAGAATGAGAGGCTTAAACAGGAAGCTACCTCACg TGCACGTATGGAACAAATGAAGATGAGACACCTGGAAGACTTCTCTGCACGGCCCACACGCATTCCCCCTCCACAAG GTGTGTTCCCCCCTTTCAACACGGTGCCCCCCGCTCCCTCATTCCGTACTCCGGGATTGGGACCAGTCGGTGATCAAGGTCCAGTCGGAACTGAGGAGCTGCCGGATTTATGTTGTCCTAAGTGCCAGTACCTGGCCCCAGATATGGACACACTGCAGATACATGTAATGGACTGTATACAGTAA
- the ikbkg gene encoding NF-kappa-B essential modulator isoform X5, translating into MEGWQRRTKEEREFLSCRFQEARSLVERLAQENHSLQSMVNGPGSSNTSSNHCCSSSQTEDPQLRPARNGPVDGPQTLDQREKKRVEDTEQCTQTSPPRSLDNTSAHSSLSYAQSSPPISFSDELGDILGNDNSQPVEGANEFLQLLKSHKEKLEEGMRELRRKNEELEKQRDEGEKEKEQMLHCIDQLRGKLAQAQTNNVTEEVVQQRSEAQHSSDCSSLAKLTEQLQATQGRYRELEEKLDYLQKSSAQRDRTEALLKQKDKDCAQLAKDCEALKAQATSLLGELQERQSWLDKSEHERVLLEDKLSSKIKALQVAERELEQQKKQHHVAMDKLLLQTQSLEQALKSERHVVTEEKKKLTQLQHAYTCLFRDYDSKLKNEGGDLCSRLEEAERALALKQDLIDKLKEEVEQQKGSLETIPVLTAQAEIYKADFLAEREAREKLNQKKEELQEQLNQALAENERLKQEATSRARMEQMKMRHLEDFSARPTRIPPPQGVFPPFNTVPPAPSFRTPGLGPVGDQGPVGTEELPDLCCPKCQYLAPDMDTLQIHVMDCIQ; encoded by the exons ATGGAGGGATGGCAACGAAGGACAAAAGAGGAACGAGAGTTTCTCAGCTGTCGCTTCCAAGAAGCAAGGTCCCTGGTGGAGAGGCTGGCCCAGGAGAACCACTCCTTACAGAGCATGGTGAACGGGCCTGGCTCCTCCAACACCTCGTCTAATCACTGCTGCAGCTCCAGCCAGACTGAAGACCCGCAGCTACGACCAGCCAGGAATGGACCGGtggatggaccacag ACTCTAGATCAGCGAGAAAAGAAGAGAGTCGAAGATACAGAGCAATGCACACAGACATCACCACCTCGCAGCCTG GATAACACAAGTGCGCATAGCTCATTGAGTTACGCACAATCCTCTCCCCCCATATCATTTTCAGATGAACTAGGAGATATATTGGGCAATGACAATAGCCAG CCTGTGGAAGGTGCAAACGAGTTCCTGCAGCTGCTGAAGAGCCACAAAGAGAAACTGGAGGAAGGGATGCGAGAGCTGAGAAGGAAAAATGAGGAGCTAGAGAAGCAGAGGGacgagggagagaaagagaaggagcAAATGCTTCACTGCATAGACCAGCTCCGGGGTAAACTGGCCCAGGCACAG ACGAACAATGTTACTGAGGAGGTTGTCCAGCAGCGCTCTGAGGCACAGCACTCGTCCGACTG CTCTAGCCTGGCTAAGCTCACAGAGCAACTTCAGGCCACACAGGGCAG gtaTCGGGAGCTGGAGGAGAAGCTTGATTATCTGCAGAAGAGCTCAGCTCAGAGGGACAGAACTGAAGCTCTGCTCAAACAGAAGGACAAGGACTGTGCCCAG ctGGCCAAGGACTGCGAGGCCCTGAAAGCTCAGGCAACTTCCCTGCTAGGAGAACTACAGGAAAGACAGAGCTGGTTGGATAAAAGTGAGCATGAACGTGTACTCCTGGAAGACAA ATTAAGCAGTAAAATAAAGGCCCTCCAGGTGGCAGAGCGGGAGCTGGAACAGCAGAAGAAACAGCATCATGTGGCCATggacaagctgctgctgcaaacCCAGAGCCTGGAGCAGGCCCTGAAGTCAGAGAGacatgttgtcactgaggagaa GAAGAAACTGACACAGCTACAGCATGCATACACATGTCTCTTTAGAGACTATGATTCTAAACTGAAGAAtgag GGTGGAGATCTGTGCAGCCGACTGGAGGAGGCTGAGCGAGCGCTGGCCCTGAAGCAGGACCTGATTGATAAACTGAAGGAAGAGGTGGAGCAACAGAAAGGCTCCCTAGAAACAATTCCTGTCCTTACTGCACAG GCTGAGATCTACAAGGcagatttccttgctgagcGAGAAGCCAGAGAGAAGTTGAACCAGAAAAAGGAGGAGCTGCAGGAGCAGTTGAACCAGGCCTTGGCTGAGAATGAGAGGCTTAAACAGGAAGCTACCTCACg TGCACGTATGGAACAAATGAAGATGAGACACCTGGAAGACTTCTCTGCACGGCCCACACGCATTCCCCCTCCACAAG GTGTGTTCCCCCCTTTCAACACGGTGCCCCCCGCTCCCTCATTCCGTACTCCGGGATTGGGACCAGTCGGTGATCAAGGTCCAGTCGGAACTGAGGAGCTGCCGGATTTATGTTGTCCTAAGTGCCAGTACCTGGCCCCAGATATGGACACACTGCAGATACATGTAATGGACTGTATACAGTAA
- the ikbkg gene encoding NF-kappa-B essential modulator isoform X3, with translation MVQPQPDGPMQWEMSGEESGATLRVPPELAANEVVTRLLSDNQQLREALRRSNLALRQRCEEMEGWQRRTKEEREFLSCRFQEARSLVERLAQENHSLQSMVNGPGSSNTSSNHCCSSSQTEDPQLRPARNGPVDGPQTLDQREKKRVEDTEQCTQTSPPRSLPVEGANEFLQLLKSHKEKLEEGMRELRRKNEELEKQRDEGEKEKEQMLHCIDQLRGKLAQAQTNNVTEEVVQQRSEAQHSSDCSSLAKLTEQLQATQGRYRELEEKLDYLQKSSAQRDRTEALLKQKDKDCAQLAKDCEALKAQATSLLGELQERQSWLDKSEHERVLLEDKLSSKIKALQVAERELEQQKKQHHVAMDKLLLQTQSLEQALKSERHVVTEEKKKLTQLQHAYTCLFRDYDSKLKNEGGDLCSRLEEAERALALKQDLIDKLKEEVEQQKGSLETIPVLTAQAEIYKADFLAEREAREKLNQKKEELQEQLNQALAENERLKQEATSRARMEQMKMRHLEDFSARPTRIPPPQGVFPPFNTVPPAPSFRTPGLGPVGDQGPVGTEELPDLCCPKCQYLAPDMDTLQIHVMDCIQ, from the exons AGGCACTGCGGCGGAGCAACCTGGCCTTGCGTCAGCGCTGTGAGGAGATGGAGGGATGGCAACGAAGGACAAAAGAGGAACGAGAGTTTCTCAGCTGTCGCTTCCAAGAAGCAAGGTCCCTGGTGGAGAGGCTGGCCCAGGAGAACCACTCCTTACAGAGCATGGTGAACGGGCCTGGCTCCTCCAACACCTCGTCTAATCACTGCTGCAGCTCCAGCCAGACTGAAGACCCGCAGCTACGACCAGCCAGGAATGGACCGGtggatggaccacag ACTCTAGATCAGCGAGAAAAGAAGAGAGTCGAAGATACAGAGCAATGCACACAGACATCACCACCTCGCAGCCTG CCTGTGGAAGGTGCAAACGAGTTCCTGCAGCTGCTGAAGAGCCACAAAGAGAAACTGGAGGAAGGGATGCGAGAGCTGAGAAGGAAAAATGAGGAGCTAGAGAAGCAGAGGGacgagggagagaaagagaaggagcAAATGCTTCACTGCATAGACCAGCTCCGGGGTAAACTGGCCCAGGCACAG ACGAACAATGTTACTGAGGAGGTTGTCCAGCAGCGCTCTGAGGCACAGCACTCGTCCGACTG CTCTAGCCTGGCTAAGCTCACAGAGCAACTTCAGGCCACACAGGGCAG gtaTCGGGAGCTGGAGGAGAAGCTTGATTATCTGCAGAAGAGCTCAGCTCAGAGGGACAGAACTGAAGCTCTGCTCAAACAGAAGGACAAGGACTGTGCCCAG ctGGCCAAGGACTGCGAGGCCCTGAAAGCTCAGGCAACTTCCCTGCTAGGAGAACTACAGGAAAGACAGAGCTGGTTGGATAAAAGTGAGCATGAACGTGTACTCCTGGAAGACAA ATTAAGCAGTAAAATAAAGGCCCTCCAGGTGGCAGAGCGGGAGCTGGAACAGCAGAAGAAACAGCATCATGTGGCCATggacaagctgctgctgcaaacCCAGAGCCTGGAGCAGGCCCTGAAGTCAGAGAGacatgttgtcactgaggagaa GAAGAAACTGACACAGCTACAGCATGCATACACATGTCTCTTTAGAGACTATGATTCTAAACTGAAGAAtgag GGTGGAGATCTGTGCAGCCGACTGGAGGAGGCTGAGCGAGCGCTGGCCCTGAAGCAGGACCTGATTGATAAACTGAAGGAAGAGGTGGAGCAACAGAAAGGCTCCCTAGAAACAATTCCTGTCCTTACTGCACAG GCTGAGATCTACAAGGcagatttccttgctgagcGAGAAGCCAGAGAGAAGTTGAACCAGAAAAAGGAGGAGCTGCAGGAGCAGTTGAACCAGGCCTTGGCTGAGAATGAGAGGCTTAAACAGGAAGCTACCTCACg TGCACGTATGGAACAAATGAAGATGAGACACCTGGAAGACTTCTCTGCACGGCCCACACGCATTCCCCCTCCACAAG GTGTGTTCCCCCCTTTCAACACGGTGCCCCCCGCTCCCTCATTCCGTACTCCGGGATTGGGACCAGTCGGTGATCAAGGTCCAGTCGGAACTGAGGAGCTGCCGGATTTATGTTGTCCTAAGTGCCAGTACCTGGCCCCAGATATGGACACACTGCAGATACATGTAATGGACTGTATACAGTAA